The genomic DNA CCTGGCATCGAGGGGTATCCATAATATCGTCACGCGAGTCTAGCACTAGAAAGGTAGCTGTACGCTGTACCTGGAGACCTcacctcctcttcttgcttcaCGGGAATAATTCTGCAACCCTTTCCTTTTCTGCACTCACACCCCATTGTGTCCATATTCCAAGAGAGCTTCGCAGACTTTAGTGATCGCACGATGCCGCCCATCTCAAAGAAAGTCCACATCAACGTCGATCTAGGCGAAGGCTACGGAAATTTCAAAGCAGGTCCTGATGATGAACTCATCCCACTCATCGATCATGCCAATGTCGCTTGTGGCGTAAGCACATCTCTGAAGCAGCCCTGCGTTGTGTCAATCGTTCTAATAGGCACGACAGTTCCACGCCGGCGACCCGCTGATTATGTCCGAAACGGTAGCAAAATGCAAAGAACACAACATCCTCGTCGGCGCTCATCCCGGCCTTCCAGATATGTAAGTATACCACACTAACTTCCAACCCCTCTCCAATCTCTCATTAACTAGATCTTCTCCACAGTCAAGGCTTCGGCCGCCGCGAAATCAAAATGTCCCCCGAAGAACTAACAGCCATGACCCGCTATCAAGTCGGCGCTCTCCAAGCCTTCCTCACTGCCGCAGACGTTCCGCTCAACCACGTCAAACCCCACGGCGTCTTATACGGCATGATGTACCGCGACAAAGAAATCTGTCGTGCAGTATATGCTGGCGTACCACCCGGAACCCGCGTCTTCGGACTCGCAGGAACTTTCCATGAAGAAGTTGCGAAAGAAATGGGATTGCCGTTTACAGCGGAGTTGTACGTTCTCTGTCTCCCCATCCTGCCACAAATTCGTCGCATTGCTGACAGCTTCCTGTGATTAAATCAGATACGGCGATGTGAAATACTCTTCAGATGGAAAACTCGTCATCGATCGCAAGAAAAAACCTTGGACATCTGAAGATGTGCACAAACATGTCTCGAGCCAAGTTGAAAATAGTTCCGTGACAGCAGTCACAGGTGAAGAAGTCCAATTACCAGTCGGAGACCACGATGTCTCGTTATGCTGTCACAGTGACAGTCCTGGAGCATTAGAGATCGTCAAAGCCGCAAGAAAGATTGTGGATGACTTCAACAAGAGGATGAAGTATACGTAGCGAAGTATCGAAAGAAAAGGAAAGCTTTTGGAGTACTGTTGATCGAATGTTCATTATTAGTGACAATTTGTTCCTTTCGTGTGATACATTGAATGTGCTAGCTCCATTGCCTTGGAGCCAGACTGTACAAAGCATGTCCAATTTTTACACCGCTCGCTACGCCGAATGCTGCTACAGTAGAATACACTGAATCGTGTTGCACGTAAGCGTCAGGAACGTGAGTGCATGGTTCTCCGGGTAATGAACGCCATGCCATAAACAGTCGCAATAATGGTGACGCCTCGAGAGCGCCGTTAGAAGCTGCTTGTTGCTTGGTCGCTCAAATCAGCATGCTCAGACCCTTCCGCGAAGCCGCGTCGAGTCACTGAGCAACACGTCGGATCTCGTGAACCTGGCGGCTGAGGTTGCTGATGGTTCTCAAAGCAGGGTCCGATGGTCTAGCCTCTGAAATGGCCATGTAAGCGCCCTGCAGACGCTGCGTGAGCACATCCATAATCTTTGGTGCAACGTCCATGATATCCTCGTTGCGAACGTCGATTTGTTGCAGGACTCGGGTGAGCCAGTCGAGACGCTCAGAAACGAAGGAGTCAAAGCTTGAAGTGATGGCTGCCGAGACGGTGAGAGCGACCAGTGGGGATAATTGGGAGAGGTATGTTGGGTTCACGCGAACGAACAACTTGTCGAAAATGTCCGCTTGGCGGTCCGATGAGATCCACTGCGATAGATTAGTAAAAATCAGAGTGACGGGAAGATGGTGACATACCTGAATAGTTGCATCCTCGTACTTGCCATCCATCAACAGCTGAGTCATGTTGAGGATATCAGCATCCTCTGGCTCAGCAGGAGTTTGCTGGTTGGCTGTGGGAGAAGTAGAGGTGGAtctcgctgccgccgcttgACCGGAACCTGTCTCACGCTGAAGCTTGAGAATCTGCTCCTGGAAGGAAGCCTGACTGGCAGCCATGCCTTGCAGCGTAGTCGACAAGCTGCGAACGATGCCAGACAGTTCTTCGATCTTCGCGTTGTCTTGCTGGCGTTGAGCCTCGAAGGAGCGCTGATGTTGAGTGAACTTGCTCTCGAGATCGCCGACCATTTTCTGCGCAGCCTTCGTAGTCATCtctggcagctgctgctgaagcatAGCTGAcacttgctgctgcacgcgCTGAGCGACCTGGTTGGCAGTCAAATCCGAGATAGCCTTGTGCACTTCCTTGTCCTGAAGGGCTTGCTGAAGTGTGTTGGAAAGGTTGGCCTTCATCGCTGCGGACACGCTGGCATTGAGTTGCGGTGGAAGCGATTCTGCGATTTTGCGATCCACAACCTTGCTGGTCACTTCAGTCAGCGTAGGAATCACATCCTTTTCGATGCGGGTGGCAATGATGCTGCTAAGGCTACGGTCCACATTCTCAGTGAGCGTAGACGATACCAGGCGGAGTAGAGCGTCTTGCTTCGCACCGGCAGCCGCATCCTGTACGCGCTTGTCGGACTCAATGCGCTGGTACAAAGAATCGAATTGGAGCGTCAGCAGACTCTGGTAGTCTCCCGCGCCTGCAATCGGGGCACTTGCTTGAGTGGAAGCGTTAGACGCGGTAGCGAGAACAGCTCCCTTTGCTTTTGGCGAGATGATCACGTTGCGCTGAACCTCGTCACTCGACTTGCTACCAGTTGGAGACTTGGTGCGCAAAGCGGCATGACTGTAAGAATCGGCAGTGATGAAGGGCGGGTTGCCAGCAGGAATCTGCGGCAATGGCTTGGTAGGCGGTTCCGGCGAGAGCAGACGAGGTTGCTGTCCGTTGGAGAGGGGTGTTGGCGAACGGGCAGTCTCTTGCTTCACGGCATTTAGCGGCGATGGAGTCTTGGTTGGTTCTGGCTTCGCGAGAATGGTCGACTTCGGCAACTGCCTCGAAGTGGTGTCCGCCTCAGTGCGCTCTCCCGATGAGGACGACTGTTTTGGTATTGAGAGCTCGCGCACTTCGATGACACCCTCCTTCAGGGCTTCCTTAGGGTTCATCATCTTGCTCTGCTTATCCCAGCCCAGGTCTTCGCGCTTGATGCTGATGCCGACAGAGCCCTTCGAGTGCATGATGTACAGCTCAAAGAGGGTCTCCTCCTCCGTCCCGTTCTCGCTAGCATTTTCGACCGGCGTTCTCAGCATGTCCACGCTTCTGAGCTGGCCCACCTTGGCAAAAGAGAACTCCCTAAGTCCACTCATGATAGCAGTGCTCTCAGGCTTTGGTAGAGCTTGGTCGTTCGTCGACAGCATTCTCATGAATCTGGCCTGCTCCATGGTCGGAAGGTTGTACTTTGGTGCACTAAGGTGTAGGAAGTAGATGCTGTTGCGAGTTGGGTGTCCAACAGTCACTATACCAGTCTTGGGATGATAGGTGACGCTGCAAATACCATCGCTGTCCTTCTCATGGGGCAGACGAATCTCTTGCACCGCCTTGCCAAGACCAAGATCCCAGAGCTGCAGGATATGGTTTTGCTTGAAGCCGACAAGCATGTAACGAAGTGCAGAGCCTTTGTTAAATGGCTTCTCCTTATCAAGAAACATGATCGAAGACACTGAGGGCTTCTCGTCGGGCTTGCTCCCCGATGTGACTGCAGTGTGCTGAATGATTGGTTCGCGCAGCTCGACAGGCTCGTGCTTGCGAGGCTCGAAGCTGCGCACACTTGCTTGTGCTGTGAGATCACGAATGTCCCAAAACTTGAACCGCCCGTTCTTATCAAGGCTGACAATGACTGTGTCATCTTCGGAGAAGCAAAAGTCCTTGCCCGCTTTGCCAGTGTTGATTTTGAGGGTCTGCTCAGCAAAGTACTTTTCACTGTTGACACGGCGCGTGTTCTGGTCAGTGTATGCGCTGTTCCTGGCCGTGTCTGGTGCAATGATGTAGATGTGTTTGCCGCGTGCGATGGCAAAGTAGTCGGGATGACGGGCGCTCATTTTGGCACGAGTCTTCACCGGAGAGCCGCTCGTGTTCTCCTCCACAGTAGCTACTGGAGGCAAAATGAAACCATGAGCTTCTACATCGTCATCCTGGAACGAATCTCCTCTGGACTTAACGAGGGATGTCCAGAAGACGGAACCATGCACTCCAGTGCCAAGCACAGTCTCGACATCGTTGTCTTTTGTAGCAACGTTGCTGCAGAGCTGGACGCTGAAGAGGCGCTCGCCGCTCGACCTGAAAACTTGCTTGTGGTCGCCAGAGTCCTGTCGAATGATTCGGAACCCTCCGTTGTCCTTCTTCGTGGCGACTTGCGCGTAGACAATGTGTGTCTGGCTAGCAGTGACGAGCGAGCGGTCGATTTGATCGAACTCCTTCTTAAGCTGCGCAATGACCATGAAGTGATCTTGCCGAATTGAGCGAGCCTGTTTTAATGGGCGCACTTGGATCGAGACAAATGGCTTCATTGGGAAGTTGTACACTTCCACCTTGTAATCCGCCTTACCATCATCCTCGGCACTCTCCCAATTTGACTCAACGTCTTCGTTGTTTGCAGTCTCTTTCTTGATGCGCTCATCATCCGTGGTGGCCCTGCTATTGAGTGGCTCACGGCTGTCAGCAGCCTTGAGAGCATGTGCGACCTGTTTCTCCACGTTCTCCTTTGAAATGCTCTTAGTCGATGCCGAGGAAGCATCATCGTCGATCTTCCTactcttcgacttcggctGCGATTGCTCAACATTCTGCGCGGAGGCGCTGCGATCATGTTTCAGGATTTCGATCTTCTTGGGCACGTTCGCCTGCTCGGCGGGCTGCGGTGTGCGGTTTCTGTTCAGAGGCGACGATGTGTGCAGTTGGTCGAATGGGTTTACGTAGTTGAACATCGATGCCTTGTTGGCAGCTGGACCCTCAAACGGGGTTTTGCCAGCAGCGGGACTGCCAAACTGACGAGCGGTCGATTCGCGTGTCGCCTGTGAGCCTGTCGAGCCAACTGAAGCTTGTCCAAATTGCTTGCTCAAGTCATCGATATCGGGTTGCTGTTTGAGCGTCCTGCTGTTCTGCGACTCAGATCTCGCCACTGGTGCAGGCGTTGGAGCCTTCGGGCCCTTGAGCAAATTCAGCAGCAAGTCCTGAGGGTTGCCACTTGACTTAGACCTCAACTCGTCGTCTAGCCCACTCAGGTTGCGCTGAGGTACGGCAGAACTAGAGGAGGAGCGTTGGAGGTTAGCCACGACGTCCGCTGCCGACAATGGCCGTGCATTGCGCGAGGATGCGCCTTCGCGAGGCTGCGTCGCGGGGATTTGTATCGAGGTGTGGCGATTCGACTGCACATTGGTGAGGCCCGCCATTGCGCCTGATTGTGGCTgtggctgctgttgttgcccCGACTGCCCTTGGAACTTGAGAAGGTTTAGCAAGTTGTTGGTGCGATTGGGATCTTGATTCGGGGTGCCGGCGTTCGATGACGGGTTGATGGGACTGATGATATTCGATGCGTGATGTGGATTCGGCGTGTGGGTAGGTGGTGAGACCAACGGCGATGACACTGACGGCGGCTCGTACGCTGGTTGTGCCCACAATGCCGCCGGCGGTGGTTGCGAAGAAGTTGGTGCGTCGGAGCTCTGTTGCTGTTTGAGGCGCGAGAACAGCTCGCTGAGGTCGGCCATGGTCCGGCGAAGTTGCGCGTGTGCGCGCCGCTGACTATATTGCAACAATCAGGATCGACAAATGAATGATCCGCAGAAGCAATTGCGTAGAGGAGTGGCTGGTCGTTTGCCCGGCTGTGTGGGTGTCAGTGTCGCGAGTAATTGCCAGAAGCTAGACAGCTTTATGCGTCGTCGGAAGCACCCGTCGGCGTCATCGGTGTGCTTCTATTCGACCGTGACATTCAAGTTCGGAGGAGCATTGGGTGCATTGATGCCCAGCATGTCAACCACACGAGTCGGTTTCCTTCACTTGC from Cercospora beticola chromosome 3, complete sequence includes the following:
- a CDS encoding uncharacterized protein (antiSMASH:Cluster_6), with protein sequence MPPISKKVHINVDLGEGYGNFKAGPDDELIPLIDHANVACGFHAGDPLIMSETVAKCKEHNILVGAHPGLPDIQGFGRREIKMSPEELTAMTRYQVGALQAFLTAADVPLNHVKPHGVLYGMMYRDKEICRAVYAGVPPGTRVFGLAGTFHEEVAKEMGLPFTAELYGDVKYSSDGKLVIDRKKKPWTSEDVHKHVSSQVENSSVTAVTGEEVQLPVGDHDVSLCCHSDSPGALEIVKAARKIVDDFNKRMKYT
- a CDS encoding uncharacterized protein (antiSMASH:Cluster_6), translated to MADLSELFSRLKQQQSSDAPTSSQPPPAALWAQPAYEPPSVSSPLVSPPTHTPNPHHASNIISPINPSSNAGTPNQDPNRTNNLLNLLKFQGQSGQQQQPQPQSGAMAGLTNVQSNRHTSIQIPATQPREGASSRNARPLSAADVVANLQRSSSSSAVPQRNLSGLDDELRSKSSGNPQDLLLNLLKGPKAPTPAPVARSESQNSRTLKQQPDIDDLSKQFGQASVGSTGSQATRESTARQFGSPAAGKTPFEGPAANKASMFNYVNPFDQLHTSSPLNRNRTPQPAEQANVPKKIEILKHDRSASAQNVEQSQPKSKSRKIDDDASSASTKSISKENVEKQVAHALKAADSREPLNSRATTDDERIKKETANNEDVESNWESAEDDGKADYKVEVYNFPMKPFVSIQVRPLKQARSIRQDHFMVIAQLKKEFDQIDRSLVTASQTHIVYAQVATKKDNGGFRIIRQDSGDHKQVFRSSGERLFSVQLCSNVATKDNDVETVLGTGVHGSVFWTSLVKSRGDSFQDDDVEAHGFILPPVATVEENTSGSPVKTRAKMSARHPDYFAIARGKHIYIIAPDTARNSAYTDQNTRRVNSEKYFAEQTLKINTGKAGKDFCFSEDDTVIVSLDKNGRFKFWDIRDLTAQASVRSFEPRKHEPVELREPIIQHTAVTSGSKPDEKPSVSSIMFLDKEKPFNKGSALRYMLVGFKQNHILQLWDLGLGKAVQEIRLPHEKDSDGICSVTYHPKTGIVTVGHPTRNSIYFLHLSAPKYNLPTMEQARFMRMLSTNDQALPKPESTAIMSGLREFSFAKVGQLRSVDMLRTPVENASENGTEEETLFELYIMHSKGSVGISIKREDLGWDKQSKMMNPKEALKEGVIEVRELSIPKQSSSSGERTEADTTSRQLPKSTILAKPEPTKTPSPLNAVKQETARSPTPLSNGQQPRLLSPEPPTKPLPQIPAGNPPFITADSYSHAALRTKSPTGSKSSDEVQRNVIISPKAKGAVLATASNASTQASAPIAGAGDYQSLLTLQFDSLYQRIESDKRVQDAAAGAKQDALLRLVSSTLTENVDRSLSSIIATRIEKDVIPTLTEVTSKVVDRKIAESLPPQLNASVSAAMKANLSNTLQQALQDKEVHKAISDLTANQVAQRVQQQVSAMLQQQLPEMTTKAAQKMVGDLESKFTQHQRSFEAQRQQDNAKIEELSGIVRSLSTTLQGMAASQASFQEQILKLQRETGSGQAAAARSTSTSPTANQQTPAEPEDADILNMTQLLMDGKYEDATIQWISSDRQADIFDKLFVRVNPTYLSQLSPLVALTVSAAITSSFDSFVSERLDWLTRVLQQIDVRNEDIMDVAPKIMDVLTQRLQGAYMAISEARPSDPALRTISNLSRQVHEIRRVAQ